The sequence GCTGGACGCTCTTTTTTACTCCAAGTTCCAGCCTCACAACGCCGTGCATACTTACAAGATGCGCTATTATTACCGCAAACAACTGACTGTGTTATTCAAGGGCATTATATTCGCGTGATCTTGAAAGAAAACAGCCAGCAAAGCGATTTTCTAACCCGTCTAAATTTCGCTAATGATAAATTAATTACCGCCAAACCGCGCTTCGAAGATGCTTTTATTGATTTATTGGGGGGTAGTCCCTCACAACGTTCTGAGTTGGCGGCAATTATGCCGCAAATTCCAGTTGATGCCACTGAAACTGTCATTGAAGCACAGAATCTTAGCAAACGATTCGGTGACTTTGCCGCAACGGATAACGTTAACTTTACGGTTAAACGTGGTGAAATTTTTGGCTTGCTAGGTCCTAATGGCGCCGGCAAATCGACAACATTCAAAATGATGTGCGGATTAATGCTACCAACCGCAGGTAGAGCGTTAGTCTTGGGGATGGATCTAAAAATAAGTTCAAATAAAGCCCGCCAACATCTTGGTTATATGGCGCAAAAATTTTCACTGTACGGTAATTTAACCGTTGCGCAGAACTTAAAGTTTTTCTCTGGTATTTATGGCCTTAGCGGCAGTCAGCAACAGCAAAAAATCAGTAGCATGATCAATGCCTTTAATTTAAATTCGATATTGCAACAAACTACTGATGAATTGCCATTAGGCTTCAAACAGCGGCTAGCTTTAGCTTGCTCGTTAATGCATGAACCTGACATTCTTTTTTTAGATGAACCCACTTCAGGCGTAGATCCGCTCACGCGAAGAGAATTTTGGTTACATATCAACGGCATGGTAAATAAAGGTGTCACAGTAATGGTCACTACTCACTTTATGGACGAGGCTGAATATTGCGATCGAATTAGTTTAGTTTATCGCGGTAAAATTATTGCTGCTGGTACACCTGATGAACTAAAAAGCCAAATTGCTACGCCAGAAAATCAAGATCCGTCGATGGAACAAGCTTTTATTAGTTTGATACTTAACTATGATCGAGGGAAACAATGAAGCAAACAGAAAAACAATCACCCCATGAAGCGCAGTTTTCATGGCGTCGTTTGTATGCCTTGTGTATTAAGGAAAGTAAACAGATCATACGTGATCCCAGTAGTGCGCTGATTGCTGTCGTTATTCCATTAATGCTGCTATTTATTTTTGGCTATGGTATCAATCTGGATTCAAGTAAATTGCGGCTTGGCATTCTCGTCAATCAACAAAATAACCAAGTACGGGAATTTGTCGCTACCTTTACCGGTTCTCCTTTTATTGAGGCAACAATTAGCGATAATCGAAAATTGCTAATAGATAAAATGCAAGCTGGGGAAATCCGCGGTATGGTCGTGATCCCTGTCGATTTTGCTAATCAGCTTAATCGTCCCTCGGATCATACCTCAATTCTAGTTATTACCGATGGTAGTGAGTCAAATACCGCCTATTTTATACAGGCTTATACCAAAGGTATTTGGCAAACCTGGCAGCAGCAACAAGGTGAAAACGCCGGTTATGACACTATACCATTAATTGTTCCAGAATTACGCTTCTGGTTTAATCCAGCAGCCATTAGCCAACATTTTATTATTCCTGGTGCGATCAGTATTATTATTACCGTCGTCGGTGCCATTCTGACTTCATTAGTGGTAGCCCGCGAGTGGGAACGAGGCACAATGGAAGCCTTACTCTCTACTCAAATAACACGCACAGAGTTACTGCTTGCCAAATTGTTACTTTATCAACTATTAGGCTCTTTTGTCATGCT is a genomic window of Arsenophonus apicola containing:
- a CDS encoding ATP-binding cassette domain-containing protein; translated protein: MVTPVDKIILTDVEKRFAGLASPALAKLTTEITGGSVTGLVGPDGAGKTTLLRMLAGLLKPDSGNITIMGLDPIWQGVEVRRHLGYMPQKFGLYEDLTVQENLDLYASLCGVMGESRQKIYQQLLDFTDLTRFTQRLADELSGGMKQKLGLACTLISRPKVLLLDEPGVGVDPIARQELWRMVHELASDGMLILWSTSYLDEAEQCRDILLLNQGQLLYRGVPQALTNKMAGRSFLLQVPASQRRAYLQDALLLPQTTDCVIQGHYIRVILKENSQQSDFLTRLNFANDKLITAKPRFEDAFIDLLGGSPSQRSELAAIMPQIPVDATETVIEAQNLSKRFGDFAATDNVNFTVKRGEIFGLLGPNGAGKSTTFKMMCGLMLPTAGRALVLGMDLKISSNKARQHLGYMAQKFSLYGNLTVAQNLKFFSGIYGLSGSQQQQKISSMINAFNLNSILQQTTDELPLGFKQRLALACSLMHEPDILFLDEPTSGVDPLTRREFWLHINGMVNKGVTVMVTTHFMDEAEYCDRISLVYRGKIIAAGTPDELKSQIATPENQDPSMEQAFISLILNYDRGKQ
- a CDS encoding ABC transporter permease — translated: MKQTEKQSPHEAQFSWRRLYALCIKESKQIIRDPSSALIAVVIPLMLLFIFGYGINLDSSKLRLGILVNQQNNQVREFVATFTGSPFIEATISDNRKLLIDKMQAGEIRGMVVIPVDFANQLNRPSDHTSILVITDGSESNTAYFIQAYTKGIWQTWQQQQGENAGYDTIPLIVPELRFWFNPAAISQHFIIPGAISIIITVVGAILTSLVVAREWERGTMEALLSTQITRTELLLAKLLLYQLLGSFVMLLCMLVTIFILHIPYRGSFCLLFIITSLHLATALGMGLLISTLTRNQFNAAIVALNAAFLPAIMLSGFIFEIDSMPLVIQWVTYLIPARYFVSSLQTLFLAGDIYFVLLTNFLLLVATAIIFIGLTALKTRRRLD